In the Geobacter sp. FeAm09 genome, one interval contains:
- a CDS encoding YkgJ family cysteine cluster protein — translation MTRNPNKAARETKRIYKDVDLRMKKVPAVCCQGCSHCCHQLIKVHWAEGVLIEKYIIETFSKDQIETFSARLEQWKNYLKDCTPNTDILEASDINKFAAKVAEDHIPCFFLDNDSCAIYPVRPLICRTFVVTDDAKLCAIDPMRIGVMEGYSIQGDAMHEITRAADSFQLRLLNYAVAETLGVRNLKPIGDFAITTLQRNHQT, via the coding sequence ATGACAAGAAATCCGAATAAAGCAGCGAGAGAAACGAAACGCATCTACAAAGATGTTGATCTGAGAATGAAAAAGGTTCCAGCTGTTTGCTGTCAAGGCTGTTCTCACTGTTGTCATCAATTGATCAAGGTACACTGGGCTGAAGGAGTTCTGATAGAAAAGTACATTATTGAAACATTTTCTAAGGATCAAATTGAAACTTTCAGCGCTCGGCTTGAGCAATGGAAGAATTATTTGAAAGACTGCACACCAAACACAGATATTTTAGAAGCTTCTGATATTAATAAGTTTGCTGCAAAAGTGGCTGAAGATCATATCCCATGTTTCTTCCTCGACAATGACTCATGCGCTATTTATCCTGTCAGACCGCTTATTTGCCGTACCTTCGTAGTCACTGACGACGCTAAATTATGTGCTATTGATCCGATGAGGATAGGCGTTATGGAAGGATACTCCATTCAGGGTGATGCTATGCACGAAATTACTCGTGCTGCCGATTCCTTCCAACTGCGTCTGTTAAACTACGCAGTAGCAGAAACACTCGGAGTTAGAAACCTAAAGCCAATAGGTGATTTTGCAATTACAACACTGCAAAGAAATCATCAAACCTAA